The Fusarium keratoplasticum isolate Fu6.1 chromosome 8, whole genome shotgun sequence genome includes a region encoding these proteins:
- a CDS encoding Spindle pole body component: MLTCSPTKPSITANYTIKLQVMLHEILLSLSGHPSPLLRTDTSQPNALSGVSPAERQLLASAAHLSDVHVKLISYTAQIANAHPSTICRAVATAIDTIHLSAFQRKVLEVEASILRDDPELVGAYNIVPLTAVVGEFKDWTRRMDWLWEMVQFMLAKDKKGEVCHGAHLMDRLRLELQSGYRDVQDTAMSLVTVAETAWLKQVSAWILYGRLPSFGIEDFFVQNVQDSDEEYISRASLLPAFVTPATASSMLFIGKSLNHIRVRSSVDSGLRGLDHLSSKLQELSSLSFPIKSTSFSRAITAVRLSLSENTLQKLLPLAKVTEMLQLLRDFFLLGRGEFAMQLTHEADEKIRSRWRRADNLAYEKGDGLKNVTVKEGEVAAVLARTWAVLASMQGQHAEEDEQLELARDLLRLNLTKAKTSTPLGIGSGLSHDAANLLSESPFRNLLFSVPSVLSVQIPPPLDMVLSPSDVQIYSCINAYLLSMRRAHIRLTDLWKITSLRRHHPSHRGDRDQIIMLRKRWTARASSMRSSWTTASAAIFFLAETEAYLQTEIVAGLWEGFNEWLTVNDPKHGRSGATTPTTRHEDKAGEGEDDEDDDDLWLREEDDSPVAQENAHKTPDSSPPHDPQTLSTAHRLYLRTLIHRLLLTQPTFTQPLYNLLIHIDHLVAHLHRLHAIFTSIDLETDAGVVDAFVDLESEERDVKRRLHEIESRIRSGIEDVVAALRALESDPVFAAEWESDAAAAEWAPATEDIDEDEDQRGGRARDADDAEERGGYAPSRVGGINRLLMKLDFGTWFGRAGDQYDEDRF, encoded by the exons ATGTTGACCTGTAGTCCAACCAAGCCCAGCATCACCGCTAACTATACCATCAAGCTCCAAGTCATGCTCCACGAaatcctcctctccctctcggGACACCCATCCCCCCTCCTGCGAACCGACACCTCCCAGCCAAATGCCCTCTCCGGCGTATCCCCTGCCGAGCGTCAGCTCCTCGCCTCGGCCGCACATCTCAGCGACGTCCACGTCAAGCTCATCAGCTACACAGCCCAGATAGCCAACGCCCACCCGTCGACAATCTGCCGCGCCGTCGCCACGGCCATCGACACCATACATCTGTCTGCCTTCCAGCgcaaggtcctcgaggtcgaggctaGCATTCTGCGGGATGATCCCGAGCTGGTGGGGGCGTACAACATCGTGCCGTTGACGGCGGTGGTGGGAGAGTTCAAGGACTGGACTAGGAGAATGGACTGGCTCTGGGAGATGGTGCAGTTTAtgctggccaaggacaagaagggcgaggtgTGCCACGGAGCGCACCTGATGGACCGACTACGGCTCGAGCTACAGAGTGGATATCGAGATGTGCAAGACACAGCTATGAGTCTTGTTACAGTAGCTGAGACGGCTTGGCTAAAACAAGTATCGGCATGGATATTATACGGAAGACTCCCGAGTTTTGGAATCGAGGACTTTTTTGTGCAAAATGTCCAAGATTCTGACGAG GAGTATATATCACGGGCAAGCTTGCTGCCCGCCTTTGTGACGCCAGCTACAGCCTCTTCAATGCTGTTTATCGGAAAATCACTAAATCACATCAGAGTCAGAAGCAGTGTTGACTCTGGACTAAGAGGACTTGACCATCTATCATCCAAGTTACAGGAGCTCTCGAGTCTTTCTTTTCCCATAAAAAGcaccagcttctcgagggcCATCACGGCTGTACGACTATCGCTCTCGGAAAATACGCTGCAGAAACTACTACCATTGGCCAAGGTGACAGAGATGCTGCAGCTCCTGAGAGATTTCTTTCTACTGGGCCGGGGAGAGTTTGCCATGCAGCTAACCCACGAGGCGGATGAAAAGATACGCAGTCGATGGAGGAGAGCTGACAATCTGGCCTACGAAAAGGGTGACGGTCTCAAGAATGTGACTGTCAAGGAAGGTGAAGTCGCAGCAGTCCTCGCCAGGACGTGGGCGGTTTTAGCGTCGATGCAAGGTCAGCACgccgaagaagatgagcaaCTTGAGCTTGCTCGAGACTTGTTACGGCTCAATCTCACAAAGGCAAAGACATCTACGCCTCTGGGCATTGGATCTGGTCTGAGTCACGATGCTGCAAACCTACTATCCGAGTCACCATTCCGCaacctcctcttctctgTCCCCTCTGTATTATCGGTTCAGATCCCGCCACCCTTGGACATGGTTCTATCACCCTCGGATGTCCAGATATACTCGTGCATCAACGCCTACCTTCTCTCCATGCGCAGGGCGCACATCAGACTTACCGATTTGTGGAAAATCACCTCCCTCAGACGTCATCACCCATCTCATCGAGGTGATCGGGACCAGATTATTATGCTCCGGAAACGGTGGACGGCACGGGCGTCATCGATGCGCAGCTCTTGGACCACCGCCAGCGCTGCCATCTTTTTCCTCGCAGAGACAGAGGCCTATCTCCAGACGGAGATTGTAGCTGGGTTGTGGGAGGGCTTCAATGAGTGGTTGACAGTCAATGATCCCAAGCACGGTCGGTCAGGggcgacaacaccaacaaccaggCACGAAGACAAGGCCGGAGAGggtgaagacgacgaggatgacgacgatctATGGTTGcgtgaagaagacgacagTCCTGTTGCCCAGGAAAACGCTCACAAAACACCAGACTCATCTCCTCCCCACGATCCTCAAACCCTCTCTACAGCTCATCGACTCTATCTCCGCACCCTCATCCATCGCCTCCTCCTAACCCAGCCCACCTTTACACAGCCCCTGtacaacctcctcatccacatcGACCACCTGGTTGCCCATCTGCACCGTCTGcatgccatcttcacctcGATAGACCTGGAGACAGATGCGGGCGTCGTCGACGCCTTTGTCGACCTCGAATCGGAAGAGCGTGACGTCAAGCGCCGCCTCCACGAGATCGAGTCCCGCATCCGCTCCGGCATCGAGGACGTGGTGGCCGCCCTGCGCGCCCTCGAGTCCGACCCCGTGTTTGCGGCCGAGTGGGAGAGcgacgccgccgctgccgaaTGGGCCCCCGCTACCGAGGATatcgatgaagacgaggaccAGCGCGGTGGCAGAGCCCGAGAcgccgacgacgccgaggagcGCGGCGGCTATGCGCCCTCTCGGGTCGGCGGCATCAACCGCCTCCTCATGAAGCTCGACTTTGGCACATGGTTCGGTAGAGCGGGGGATCAGTACGACGAGGACCGATTCTGA